In Segatella copri, the DNA window TAATGTATGGAGAAATGCCGTATTGGTTTTCTACCAGGGTTGAGATGGCATTTGCCTGTACCGTGCTACCGATTCCGAATGATGCCAATGCGGCAAAGAGGGCGAACAGGACTGCAAGCCATTTCCAGCCCAATCCTTTTTCCAGGGCATACATAGGACCACCCAACATCGTGCCTCGCTTGGTCTTTACGCGATATTTTACGGCGAGTAATCCTTCGGCATATTTGGTAGAAATACCAAAGACACCGGTTAACCAGCACCAGAGTACGGCTCCTGGTCCGCCAAGAGCGATAGCTGTAGCCACACCGATGATGTTACCGGTACCAATTGTAGCTGCCAATGCTGTTGCCAGTGCTCTGAACTGTGAAACATCTCCTGTGGCATTCTTGTCTTTCTTTACAGACAGTTTGATTGCCTTGAAAATCTTGCGTTGTGGAAAGCGCAAGCGGATGGTCAGAAAGATGTGGGTTCCCAACAGCAGGATAATCATAGGCCATCCCCAGAGGAATGAACTAAATGCGGTGAAAAAATCGTTTATTGCATCCATCTCTTAAAAATTTTATGTTTATCTTATATCTATATTTTTTATACCTGATAACGCAGTTACTTATGTGTTATAACCTTGTTATTTCTCAAATTCTATCTTTACGTTTTTGAATCCCATTGCTTTCAGCATCTCTCTAAACTGAGTCTTGGCATTCGCCTGTGCAGTATAGATATTGGTGCGGTTTAAGCAACGTTTCTTCATAGCTTGATAAGCACGCTCATACATAGCCTGTCTGTCGCTGCCTGTCCATTTGCCTTCTTCAAAGAAACTCTTGGTCTTCGCTTCGTCTATGAAGTTATGGTCCAGCAGTTTGATAGGAGGTAAAGTGCATACGATGCTGTCCTGGCTGGCTTGTAGCCATCCTTTTTTTACATCCTTCATATCGATACCCAAGCGCAACGTTCCGTAATAGATACGTACCAGTTGGTCATCGCCCCAAAAGCCACGGCGTATTGTATCTATCAGTTCTTCATCACTTACAGATAGAAATTCCCATTGGCCGATATTCTCGATGCTTTCTACCTGAGTGGGTGAGAGGGTTGTCTTATCTTCCTGTACCACGCTGACCTCGTTGTCTTTGGTGAACCAATAGAAGGCTCCACCCAGAATAAGGATCAGTGCTAATAGTACGATGATTTGTTTTCTTTTCATATCATTGTTCTCCTCGCTTAGTGATTCTTTTCGATAGTTGTCTTATCCAGAAGAGTCTTCAGATCGTTGAAAGTGAATTTCTTCCTGAAACTGATTTTGATATTCTCTTCTGCAAATCCCATGTCCTGTAGCATCGGAATCAGGGTGTTTGCTGCACTTTGGCGTGCCTGCTCAAGAATATCTAGGTTCGGTATATCGCGAATAATACTTTCCCTGCCTTGTTGTTCGAATAGTGACAGTTCTGCATCACTGTAGTTTCTTCTGGTGAGTGAAACGAATTGTCTTACACCTTCATGATTGATTTTACTGCTGGTGAGCATCACTTTTGGGTCTGGTAAGATGATTTCTATCTTGTCACCTTGTCGGTTAACGTTCTTAGCAGAGAATCCTGAAAAGTCTACATAAGCTTTTAATGTCGCATCCATCGGAATGGCCACCTTGCGGTTTGAGCCGGGAACATGAATATTGAAGTCTTTCTTGAACAGTGAGCCCTTCAGATTGAGCTGGTCATCATGTGTTATAATCTTATGGACATGAGCTTCTGCAGTATATAAGCGATTGCATTTCTGTATCTGCATCACCATCACAGGTATTGTGTCGATGACTTGCTCCTTCTTTTCTGTTTGCTGATGCGAACATGAAACGAAGGCAAAAAATACAGAAATGATAAATATTAACCTCTTTTTCATACTAAATGTCTTTATTATGCTGCAAAGGTACGGCAAATTGTTCGAAAAACAAAACAAAATCGTTTTTTTTGATGTTCTTTTGCTAAGAAATGAAAAAAAAAGCAGAAAAAGCACTTTTTTTTATATCTTGATTAAACCTTTTCATTTTCTTTACGTCAAAGTTACGATTAGAATTCATAAACTGAACTTTTATTATATCGTGTAAGATTCAATAGGAAATTTATTAGTTAGTATTTAGGTATGTAGGGCGCCTGCTTGTGAAAGTAGACGCCTTTTTTGTATCTGATTTTGTGTAAGAATGTAGATTTCGGTTCTTTTCTTTGGCTATTTCAAAAGAAAAATGTACTTTTGCAGTAAGAAAAAATAACGGAATGAAACGAATTGATTATATATTAATAGGTCTTTTGGCTATTTCTAGCTTGACGGCTTGTACAGAAAAGAAGAAGAGTAATATCATTATTGCTCCTAAACCGGTGGCTAAGGTTGTGAACAAAGCTACTCAGAAAATGAGTGATTATGAGCAGACCAGGGAGGCTGACTGGGTTGGTTCCCATTATAAAGTGGTGGTGAAGCGTAGTTCTGACAAGGAACTTCCGGTTCTCCAGTTGGACGAAAACACCAAGTATTATGATAACAGAATTTCGGTTAAGGTATTGAGAAGCGATGGTTCTGAATTCTTTAGCCGTACTTTCACAAAGAAAGATTTCACATCCTATATTGACAAACATACACAGGATATGGGTGCTTTGCTCGGTATTGTGTATGTGAAAGCAGAAGGTGATTATCTTTACTTCGCAGCAAGTGTTGGGTCGCCTGATGTTACCAGTGATGAATATGTACCTCTGGTACTTAAGATTTCCCGAATGGGTAGTATCTCTATATCAAAGGATGAGAAGTTGGATACCAACGCTTCTGCTGAAGAGGAAGAAGAGGAAGAAGATGGGGTATAAAGCGGTTCTTCCGTTAAATGTATGAGTATTTATTATGTCTATTCTGAAATTATTATTGTACTTTTGTAAGCGTATTCATATAATAATGTATATATCAGCAGGCATTAAAGTATAGTCATGAGCTCGGTTACATCATCTTGGCTCTTGCCGTAGTTATTGTAGCTTTCCTTGCATACAAGGGGCTCAAGAAGAAATAAGAAACTATCCTCCATCCTGCTTCCTCAAGCGGGATGGGGGATTTTTCTTTTGTACAGAACTTTCGCATGCAGGCTCCACACGCCTTGAACCAACGGACACCGGCTAAAGATTTACACAGATTCTGGGCTTGAATAGAGTCTGAAAACGTTAAAGAATACTAACAAGGTGTCGCATTGCTCACGAATGAGACACCAAAAACCAAAAATTCATACCTGAAAAAACAAATATTACCCCCCCCACTTTCATATAAAAGCCTTAACTTTGCACCAAGATTTTTACAATCTGTATCATGAAGGATTTAAAATGTTGTAAATTATAATCAAAACATAATAGATATGAAGAAAGTTTTAACTAAGAAAAAAGTATGTTGCTCTTTGGAAAAAGACAGTATATTTTCTAATAAAATTACGCTAAAATCAGCCGAATAGCTAAAAATGAACTATTTATGAGTTTTTCACCTCAACAGAGGTAATGATTTAGCAACAGTTCTAAATTCTGCAATCTGCATACGTTTGCTGCCTAACAACTCTTTTCGGCTGCAAAAATACAAAAAAATAATGAATCTAAGAATTTTATTAAACAAAAAATATCAAACAGAGAAATATGTTGCAAAAAGCACTGTCTTACTAGTGGTCTGTAAAGTCTAAAAGTTGAGTAAAACGTCGTTCGTCACATACTGATGATTGATGAAATATCACACGTGCCTTACTAAACTTTTAGACTTTACAATCTACTAGTTGTTTATTTTGCGAAATACGTATTTACAACATTTGTTGTTGTATTTTGCAATTTTAGCAACTTGTCGGTAAATTCTAAAACTTTAAACTTAACAGAGAAAGTTTTTGTACCCTTTCCTTCTGATGGAAAAATAACATAAAATGTTTCTACGTTTTCCTGCTGTATTAAGTATGGCTTCTCTATAGTATGAGTCTGTCCATTAAAGGAGAAACTAGTTGTGTATGTCGTATCTTTGAATATAAGACTCGAAGTATAAGACTTTCCTTTTGGCAATTGCAACTCCCATTTTTTACCTTTTAAGCTGTCGATTTTAAATGATTGTGCATGAACTAATTGCCCATTTAGGAACAATAGAGAAATAAAAAAATATTTAAAAATCAACTTCATATTTATTTAATTACTTTATACCTGTTAATACTATATTATAATCTTGTAAAAAATACCCAGCATTAACTGAGTACATACAAGCAAGCTCAGGGTCCATATAAATAGCAGCACCCGTATTGGAGTTATATCCTACACATAACACATTATGGGCAGAGCTTTCTATTTGGCTATTTACATCAGTCATGACGGGATGCTTGGCATCTATTGCAGACTTATAATTTGTAAATGTTTGAGTTTTAAAGAAATGTGTTACAAAAGGCTCGATATAATCCAAAGAAACACCATCAATCAAAGGATTTGAATTATATGTCTGTGTATAATATAGAATATACGCTCCCTCATTTACTGTTCCACCAAAAACTTTATTGTTTGCATACTCCATAATTGATGTTACGCAGGCATTAGGTATTTGCTTTGCCATTGTTGTTGGCAAACTGCTTTTGACAAAGACATCACCTTTTTGTTTTGAATATTTTGTCGGGTTATAAATTATTTGAGTGGAAATCTGTTCTTTCGACACATTGTCTGGCTCGATTAAATCAGTCCCTTCACATGCGACCAAAAAAGTTACAGGAATAAAAAATAACAAATGTTTTATCTTCATATACATTTTCCTTTCCAAATGGTTTCGTCATTCAATTCTTGCACTTGTAGCAACCATCTTTAAATCTACAAGATTCTATATTTTTTAGCAAATTTACAAAAAAAATATTTTAAGTGTTGAAAAATTAAAATTATTTATCCTTTTTAACAATATATCTTTGTTTGCCTAGAAATATCTTTTTAAATTTTGACGCTACAAAGATAGCGTGATTTTTCTGACATATCCAAATCCTGAGCAACTTTTTGTTGCTCAGGTCTTTAGATTTTTTCTTCTTTATTTATCTTCGGATTTAAGGTTCTTCTATCTTTTGAGATATTCCATTGCTCCTTGAACCATTCAACAATAGGCTGTCTATTGATACACAGAAACAATTGGTTCGGTTTGGTAGAATCAGAGAACACCTTGATTTCTGCATTCTCCACATTGAACTTTCTTCTGTGCTTCTCGGAATAGAGTGAACCGCTAAAGTTGAGTGCCTTTCCAGCAAGGAGCACACTAATTTGTTCAGCCGTGAAGCCTATCCTCTTGCACAAACTTTCTATTTGCAAGTATGCCTCCAACATCGGGAACCAACGCTTGGCTTTGCGGATGATGTTGTTGAGCATCGTTACCTCCGTGGAGTGCTTGCTTTTCAAATCAACGACCTCTGCTTGGTGTTTCTGTTGCATCTCGCCGAGTTGTTGGGTGTGGCTGTCCTCCATTCGCTGCATTTTCCCATGGAGTTCGTCAATGTATTGCTCTCTGTCTGTCACAAGCTCGCACAACTTTTGGTTGTGCTGCTCCACCTCCTTCAATTTTCCACTACCTAAAAGAGAACAAATCTTCGACACAAAGGCAGTCTTGGCTTCCGTCTTAGCAGCCTGTAGTTTCTCCGTGTTGATTTCGCTCTTGGTCTGTTTGAGCAGTCGCTCTGCTTCCTCCACATCGGATTGCAGCAGTTTCATGCAGTTTTGAAGTCTCTCCGTCTCTCGCTTGATGTTACGGTAATACTGTGCCGTGGAGGTATGCCTCGCATCCGACCCACGGACACCTCGCTTCAAGCCATACTTGCCCATGGCTTCAGCATAGC includes these proteins:
- a CDS encoding DUF4230 domain-containing protein — translated: MKKRLIFIISVFFAFVSCSHQQTEKKEQVIDTIPVMVMQIQKCNRLYTAEAHVHKIITHDDQLNLKGSLFKKDFNIHVPGSNRKVAIPMDATLKAYVDFSGFSAKNVNRQGDKIEIILPDPKVMLTSSKINHEGVRQFVSLTRRNYSDAELSLFEQQGRESIIRDIPNLDILEQARQSAANTLIPMLQDMGFAEENIKISFRKKFTFNDLKTLLDKTTIEKNH
- a CDS encoding DUF4738 domain-containing protein is translated as MKRIDYILIGLLAISSLTACTEKKKSNIIIAPKPVAKVVNKATQKMSDYEQTREADWVGSHYKVVVKRSSDKELPVLQLDENTKYYDNRISVKVLRSDGSEFFSRTFTKKDFTSYIDKHTQDMGALLGIVYVKAEGDYLYFAASVGSPDVTSDEYVPLVLKISRMGSISISKDEKLDTNASAEEEEEEEDGV
- the mobV gene encoding MobV family relaxase, whose amino-acid sequence is MGHFSLDFKKAKGSSDARESDHIERKVIPDNADPTRTHLNRELVKMPSGVYGRDEAIAHRIKTAGIKRKITNDQVRVIRTVLSGTHEDMMNIAANGQLDDWCNDSLKWLQDTFGKENVVSVVLHMDEHTPHLHASIVPIVTGERRKAKNKTTEEGKRTYRKKANAVRLCADDVLNRDKMVGYHDSYAEAMGKYGLKRGVRGSDARHTSTAQYYRNIKRETERLQNCMKLLQSDVEEAERLLKQTKSEINTEKLQAAKTEAKTAFVSKICSLLGSGKLKEVEQHNQKLCELVTDREQYIDELHGKMQRMEDSHTQQLGEMQQKHQAEVVDLKSKHSTEVTMLNNIIRKAKRWFPMLEAYLQIESLCKRIGFTAEQISVLLAGKALNFSGSLYSEKHRRKFNVENAEIKVFSDSTKPNQLFLCINRQPIVEWFKEQWNISKDRRTLNPKINKEEKI
- a CDS encoding DUF4230 domain-containing protein, translating into MKRKQIIVLLALILILGGAFYWFTKDNEVSVVQEDKTTLSPTQVESIENIGQWEFLSVSDEELIDTIRRGFWGDDQLVRIYYGTLRLGIDMKDVKKGWLQASQDSIVCTLPPIKLLDHNFIDEAKTKSFFEEGKWTGSDRQAMYERAYQAMKKRCLNRTNIYTAQANAKTQFREMLKAMGFKNVKIEFEK
- a CDS encoding C39 family peptidase, which produces MKIKHLLFFIPVTFLVACEGTDLIEPDNVSKEQISTQIIYNPTKYSKQKGDVFVKSSLPTTMAKQIPNACVTSIMEYANNKVFGGTVNEGAYILYYTQTYNSNPLIDGVSLDYIEPFVTHFFKTQTFTNYKSAIDAKHPVMTDVNSQIESSAHNVLCVGYNSNTGAAIYMDPELACMYSVNAGYFLQDYNIVLTGIK